From Symphalangus syndactylus isolate Jambi chromosome 5, NHGRI_mSymSyn1-v2.1_pri, whole genome shotgun sequence:
CAAGGTCTTCAACGGTGTTACCCTGAACACACTTCCGGCATGAAATATGAATGCCCTACATTTCCTAAGTTGTGCATCTAACAGTGGAGAAGATTAGTCTCTAAAAATTATAATTCCCTTAGGAACGATTTAGTAAACCTGGTGAATTACTCGAGCAGCGCGCCTGTCCACCACTTTAAGGCTCGAAGCTCCAGCCCGACGCCCCTCCTTCCGTCTCCACACCCTTCCCTGACAAGGCTTGAGTGGCGGGCGAGAGCAGGGCTGGGCGGGGCCTCCCGGCCCTCGGGCGGGGTGTCACTTCCAGGTTCCGCGAGCACTTCCGGGTCGCCAGCCCAGTTTTGCGGTTTCTGCGGCGGCTGGAGAGGTGGTCTGAGAAGTAGGAACGTCCTGCCAGGCTCGTGGCGGCTTCTGTCCGCTCCGCGGCGGGAAGCGCCTTCCCCACAGGTAGTGGGTTAGGGAGGGCAGGGTTAGGGAGGGAAGCAGGGCCGCGCTCCCTGCCGCCACCCTGGAGTCGGGGTGCGTTGGTCGGGTAGTCTCTGAGGGCCCTTCGCTCCTGGGATCTGCCCGTTACCGACCGTTGCCGGCAAGGCCCCGCGGCCGGCACCGGAGAAGGGCGGCGAGGCGGCGGGGACGGTCGCGTCCCGTGGCGGGAGGCTCGTCGTTCACGGGGCGCCCACAGAACCCACCTAGGGGAGGTCCTCAGCCCACCACCGTGTTTTCAGCCAGGTGAATGTCTTAAAGCATCCACTAGCGCCCTGTGAGTTTTGCCGAATTTCGGAGAGTATTTTTTCAATGTCTCATTCCTGTGCTTTGTAGCTTGTTGTTTGAAGTCTGCCTTCCAACTTTCTTCGTGCGAACTCCGACAAAAGGAACGAATTTTAAACTGGGTGGTTTAATCAAAAAATGCTAGGACGAGTTACTTCCGAATTTGGAGACTTCTAATTTTCTGAACTGCAAAACAAGAAGGGAACAATACATTTCTGTGGCTGATACCACATCTAAAAGATTAGAACACAaggaatttttaaagaatgtaagaacattgAAATCAGCACTTTTAACAAACGTTTAACGCATAGCTGTTTTCTAGATAAACTCATAAATTTGTCAAATGGGACACGATGCACGATTCTATATTCCTACTTTGTAAAGTTTTTATCTAGCTATTGAGACTTATTGTCCTTTTTaaccccctctcccctcccacacGCATATTATACTTACTGATGTTTGCCTTCGTTTattgaacagatttttttttggctcccattgtgtgccaggtactgttctagacGCCCAGTTTAGTtaagtgaacaaaataaaaagctttgccctcatggagcttacattctattagaggatgcagaaaataaaataaatatataatggtgTTAGAAGGTGATGgtgccatcaaaaaaaaaaaaaaaaaatgagaaagataaagGAGTACGGGAAAGTTCCAGAGTGGAGGTGGGAACTGGTATTTTAAAGATGACCGTGGTCAGTTTGAGCCTCATTTAGTAGGTGTTacttgagcaaagacttgaaggaatTAAGAAAATTAGCTAAGTAAATATCAGGCAGAGCATTCAGGCAGATAGGAAAGCCAATACAAAGGCTTTTAGGCCTGTCATGTTTGAGGAATAGCAAGGAAACCAGTGTATCTGGAGAGGGATGATCAAGAGTTTTGGGGGTGGAGGGACAAGAAGATAAAGTCAAAGAGATCATGGGTAGCCGGATCATTGTAAAGGCTGATAGAAGCCATGGGAGATTTTGAATAAAGGAGAGTATGTTCAAACTGAAGTTTTAGAAGATCACCCTGGCTGTGAGTTGTGATTAGAGTGTAGGGGTGAGTGTAGAAGCAGGGAAATCGTTTAGGAGATTTTTGCAGTAATCCAGATGACAACGAGAGTGGCCCAGGTCAGGGTGATAACCGTAGAGATGGTGAGAAGTGGTTGGATTCTGAATGCATTTTGAAGGTAGGCCTTACAGTATTTGCTAGGAATTGGATATGGAGAGTGAGATAGAGGGAGTGGAAGATGAATTCAAAGGTTTTGCCCAAGCTTGTAGAAGTATGGAGTTATTTAAGCCACAATGCAAAAGATAACAAGTAGAGATGTTGAGCAGGCAGCTAGATTCAGGAGTGAGAAGTTCTATGCTATATGAATTTGGGGATCATCACCAGTGGTACTTAAACCATGAGAATAAATGTTATCAGTAAGGAATGGGTGTAGACAGAAAGCAGCAGAGGACCAAGGACTGTGTCCTGTGATATTAAGAGTTGAGCGAAAACGAGATCAACCAGCAAACAGTATTAAGAAGGATGAACTTGTGAGTTAGGACAATCCAAAAAGGGCAGTGTCCCAGAAGCCAAGCTAAGATCCTGTACGAAAGAGGAGGGAGTGGAGTAATCAGCTGTGTCCAATATTCTGATTGAGGCTAGAGAATTAGCTTTAGCATTGCGATTGATGACCTTCACTAACCTGTTTCCTTAGAGTGCTAGAGGCAAAAATTAGCTtaagagaaaatggggaaaaaaggaaTTGGGAGACGTGAATACAGACAAAACTAAGGGATTTTGCTGCAAAGGGGAACTGAGAAATAGGATGTAGCTGGTAGGGGATTTGGGTtgaggggtttttgttttgttttactttttaaggtGGGAGAAGTAGCCACCTATTTGTTTGCTAATGGAAATGATCCACAGAGAGGGAAAATTTGATAGTGAGGGAGAGAAGTAACAACTGAATTGTCAGAACAATATCCTTGAGTGAACTAGAAGACATTGCCTAATACAAAGGTAGAAGGATTGGATTTAGATAAAAATAGGTATAGAGTTCAACTATAGTGACAGGGAGGCAGAGTATATGGATACAGGTTGGGCATGCcaaattcaaaatgctccaaaatccaaaactttgagcaccaacatgacactGAAAGGAAATGctctttggagcatttcagagcTTGAATTTGCGGTACTCAATCACTAAGTATATACGATGCAGAtattctaaaatccaaaacacttcagATCCCAAGCTTTTCAGATAAGGAATGTTCAACCCGTGTAGCTATTGGTAGGTAGCTGAATGTGGCTGTGAGTCTGGAAGTtattgcttcagtttcctcagtaAAGTGGAATACTTTGTGTCGTACCCAGATACATTTCTGATATATTAGCACTTTAACAAACTACCAAgtaattcactcaacaaatacttaatAGATACTGCATACATTGTTCTAGTTGGTAAATATGTAACTGAACAAAAGTCCCTGTCTTCAGTGGGTCATCTATTTTAGTAGATGGAGACAGAATAAGCATATATATGTCAGCATCAGTTATTGgtatgaatgaaaataaagcagTGTGAGGAAGAAAGGAGGTAATTCTTTCTTATAGGTTGATTATAGAAGGCCTTTCTGATGCCGTAATGTTTGACCCAGAGATCTGAATCAAATGAGGGAGTGAACTATGCAGGTATCTGGGAAGAATACTGTCAGCAAAAAGAAGAGCCACCACAAAGGCCCTCAAGCAGGATTATGCTTCCCATGTCAAAGAACAGCAGGGGACCAGTATGACCAGAGCAGAGTGAGAGGGTGAGTGGGCAAAGATAGGGAAGTAGGTATTGGGGGGCCCAAATCACATAGGCCTTCCAAACCATGGACTCTCTGGTTTTCACTGAGATGGGATGCTGCCATTGGTGGTTTTGAATAGACCAGTGATGTGATTTGCCTTATGTTTTAAAGTCTTAGTGTGGCTGCTATGAGGGTGGGGTTGGGATAGGCAAGAGTGGAAATAAGGAGACCATGAGTTATCACATTAACTTTAGTGACAGATGATGGTGAGTTAGGGTAATAGCATTGAAGATGGTAGAAGCTGTCAGATTCTGGCTATAGTTAGAAGGTTTTTAGTCAACTCTTGAGCTGTTACAGGAAGACTAGATTTACTGTTTACTGAGGTGGGTAAGACTGAGGACAGAGCTTATTTGCAAGAGTAGCATCAGAAACATGGTTTTTGACAAATTGAATTTGAGCTACCTACTTGATACTTTTATCCAGTGTCAAGCAGGCAGTTTTATATATGGGTACAAAGGGAGAATTGAGGGCTGGAGATACAAATTTGAGAGTCATCACCAGATagtagatggtatttaaagccataaGTCTGGATGAGGTAACTAAGACAGTAAAGTATGTGGAGAATAGAGGACCCAAGAAAACTTAGGGCAGTTCAACAGTTAGAAGTCAGGGAGCTGAGGAGGaaccagcaaaagaaaataagaaatacagtGGTACCCAGTGACATGAGAGCTGAGAGTGCTGtctcaaagacaaagaaatgttTCAAGAAGGCAGAAATGATGTGTTGTATGCAGTGCTAGCAAGGTGTGAAATGTAAGGACTGATGGCTGGCCATTATTTTTGCTGAGTTTTATCTGATGATTGCTCCTCAAATGTATTTCCCCCCATCCATCTCCAGACTGAAAGTACCATGAGGTCAAGATCTTACACCTGACGTGTAGTggaagctcagtaaatatttattgactgtgtaCTGCTGCCACCCTTTTCGAGCCCCCATCCCTCATCTGTTTCTAAATCGTGCACTCAAGCCCAGCTGTCTGACCCTTCCTGCTTAAAATGCTTCAGTGACTCCCCACTGCTTGCACCTATCCTGCCAAACAACTCCATCTATGCTGTCTCTTTCAGCTTCATCGAATCCTGCCACTCCCTGTTCATACTTATGCCCTGATAATGTAGAACAGTTTATGTTTTTCCCCACAAACATTTCATCCTTCCATGGCTTTACTTACTCTATTCTGTCAGCCTCTGGAATGACTTCCCTCCTCTGCTTGGCTAAAGTCTAGCTTAAAGAACCTGGAAGCTTTTCTGAGCCAGCTTAGTCTATAGGCAGCCTCCATGGTATGCTTTGTATCTTTGTTACAGTTCTtatctttttgtatgtttgttacaTTCTCTAGAGTATAAATTTTTAGGATTGGGAGCATGTCTTTAATCATCTTCTTCTCCCTGGAACCTGTCACAGTGACATTCTCTTGGTAGGCACTCTGAAAATACTGAATTTAGAGAGAACAGGAAAATAAAGGGGCAGACATGCAAATATGAGCTGAAGATTTTACCAGTGATTTGACAGCAGGTAGAAAGGACGGTACATGGAAAATTCTAGACTAAGTCAGAAGGCAGACATTTGAAGGAAATgataaagacattttaataaatataacatCTATACTGCATAAAGGAGTATAAATGTCTATGTCAAAATCACAgggaaaaaaaactggaaaatcatTTGTAGCTATTCCTTGTAATTCTAAAATGATTATCTAGTAATTTGCAACCACTAAGCGTTCTCCTAGTTCTATATTAGAATATTTGAGGTAGACggtattatatacataatttatgaTGTTACAGTATGAtcttttttaacaattttatattaaattttaggACATCAATGCAAGcttgaataagaaaaacaaattcttccTCCTAAGCCATGGCATATCAGTTATACAGAAATACCACTTTGGGAAACAGTCTTCAGGAGAGCCTAGATGAGCTCATACAGGTGGGAGACtgaattaaaaatcaaacatttttatCTTGATGGGTTTACAGTAATTCTTGTCATATCACTTAGGCATAGAGATATGAGGTAAAATATCTTGGACTGTTTGACCCAGCAAGTCAGTAACACTGATTAAATAACCTCAAATTCTTGTTTATTACACTGTCCTGACAACAGGACACAAAACATGATTGAATGATATCATTAAATATAACTAACTCTGGGTATGTGCAGTgtttcatgcctctaatcctagcactttaggaggacaaggtggaaggatcgcttgaggccagaagtttgagaccagcttaggcaacatagcaccacccatctccacaaaaaataaaaaaattagtttggtgtggtggcacatgcctatagccccagttactcaggaggctgaggtgagaggatggcttgaacccaggagtttgaggcttaaGTGCactatgatggtaccactgcactccagccttggtgacagagcaagaccctgcctctcaaTAAAGTTAAATCTTCAAAAATTTTTGTTCAACATAAAAATTGAGATTGTTGGTTTCCCCCTTCTCAAATTTAGggaagaaattcatattctttttagctttaagataattttgtcCAATTTAAGTCTTCTGAGATTTACAAGTCTGGATTTATATTTCAGTTTTGAGAGAATTAACCCTTCCATATAATTCTcccaaataaaaacatattaagtatttccagctgggcaccatggctcacgcctgtaatcccggcactttgggaggccaaggcaggcggatcacctgaggtcgagagttagagaccagcctgaccaacatggagaaaaccctgtctctactaaaaatacaaaattagccgggcgtggtggcacacatctgtaatcccagctacttgggaggctgaggcaggagaatcacttgaacgtgggaggcagaggttgtggtgagctaagatctcgccattgcactccagcctagggaacaagggcaaaactccgtctcacaaaaaaggaaaaaaaaaaaaaagaacatactaAGTATTTCCATTTATTGGTATATTTTATGAgcttcaataaaatttaataggttttttgtttgttaatataGGCCCTGTGTATTTAAAAGAAACACCTCTTTGTCTATCTTCTCTTTTCCAGCCTCTGTGAAGGGAAAATTGACAAAGTTTTGTTCTGGCTTTGTAACATCACTGCATGTTTTCTCTTCAAGACTGTTTGTGTCAAGATAGTACAAAAGATATCTTCAAGCTTTGCTGCTTCATCATCAGTTATGGCAAAGGAGATAAAGGAATTCTAGTTTAGAGGCTTTGGTTAACCTCAGTTAAATTTTAGAtgataatttgtatatttttatttactttgtctTTAATGTTCTTCCCTAAGGGGATTTATGACCTTTACCTTTTCTCAGTCTCAACAGATCACCCCCCAACTTGCCCTTCAAGTTCTACTTCAGTTTGATAAGGCTATAAATTCAGCATTGGCTCAGAGGGTCAGGAACAGAGTCAATTTCAGGGTAAGGATATTTTCCTGAATCTAGAAGCC
This genomic window contains:
- the GTF2A2 gene encoding transcription initiation factor IIA subunit 2; the protein is MAYQLYRNTTLGNSLQESLDELIQSQQITPQLALQVLLQFDKAINSALAQRVRNRVNFRGSLNTYRFCDNVWTFVLNDVEFREVTELIKVDKVKIVACDGKNTGSNTTE